GAAGGTGTGTCttcaagaaaatttattttttgtattaagaTATTTACTCCAAAGCTAATTGAAGAAGCCAAATCTAGGCTCTGGTTTCACCATTGCCAGGGAAATGAGCTCATGGACTCCTATGAACTGATGATGTTAGATCAGAAGTTTCTCAAGGCCAGGGCCCAATCACTGCTGAGGCGTCAACAGTAGTTCCTTGTACATCAATAATtctcattacttttaaaaaataacagatgaatAGCAACTATTTTCCCTGTAGCTCCCTTGCTGTGCCTCCTACCCTCCACCACATGTTTCTGGGGAGCCCTGCTTCGGGCCTGCCAACTACAGAGAATTACTTTTGAGTATCCCTTCCACTCTCATCTCAAGACAGAGTTCATCTACCTTTGGGTTATTTGTcaaaaatgtgtcattttattacaaaaaatatacaatcatcatgtattttgattaaattttacactagattattaaaattattaaatacaattattaaaattaataatttaacatatcacatattttaaatatattgtatataatgaataataatataattattgtctattttaattcaataaatgtatAGTAAGTTAGCCAGTTGTAAATTACTGAGAACACTCTACTGAAAAAGCATCATTTCAAATacactatttaaaatattaaatgaaatacaaTAACATAATTAAACTAATCTTTGGTTCCcctatttatgtattcatttatccaacaaaatctccttaagtgcTTATAATGGGTAGGTCCTGGCTCGGTGTCCCCTAGACAGACGCATGGGCCTTCCCCCAGCCCGTCAGTATGGTGCAGGTGTGATGTGTCcgcaggtgtgtgtgtatgtgtgcaggtgTGGGGTCCGCAGGCGTGCTGGGCCCCCAGGCCGtgttccccttcccctccccggTTGTAGATTTCAGCTGTTGCTGCCAGACCTGACCGGTTCCGGAGGTGGCCGCGCCCCACTCACTGTCGCCTGCTTTCCACAGGGGACAAGGGCCTGTCCGACACGCCCTACGACAGCAGCGCCAGCTACGAGAAGGAGAACGAAATGATGAAGTCCCACGTGATGGACCAAGCCATCAACAACGCCATCAACTACCTGGGGGCCGAGTCCCTGCGCCCGCTGGTGCAGACGCCCCCGGGCGGTTCCGAGGTGGTCCCGGTCATCAGCCCGATGTACCAGCTGCACAAGCCGCTCGCGGAGGGCACCCCGCGCTCCAACCACTCGGCCCAGGACAGCGCCGTGGAGAACCTGCTGCTGCTCTCCAAGGCCAAGTTGGTGCCCTCGGAGCGCGAGGCGTCCCCGAGCAACAGCTGCCAAGACTCCACGGACACCGAGAGCAACAACGAGGAGCAGCGCAGCGGTCTCATCTACCTGACCAACCACATCGCCCCGCACGCGCGCAACGGGCTGTCGCTCAAGGAGGAGCACCGCGCCTACGACCTGCTGCGCGCCGCCTCCGAGAACTCGCAGGACGCGCTCCGCGTGGTCAGCACCAGCGGGGAGCAGATGAAGGTGTACAAGTGCGAACACTGCCGGGTGCTCTTCCTGGATCACGTCATGTACACCATCCACATGGGCTGCCACGGCTTCCGTGATCCTTTTGAGTGCAACATGTGCGGCTACCACAGCCAGGACCGGTACGAGTTCTCGTCGCACATAACGCGAGGGGAGCACCGCTTCCACATGAGCTAAAGCCCTCCCGCGCCCCCACCCCAGACCCCGAGCCACCCCAGGAAAAGCACAAGGACTGCCGCCTTCTCGCTCCCGCCAGCAGCATAGACTGGACTGGACCAGACAATGTTGTGTTTGGATTtgtaactgttttttgttttttgtttgagttgGTTGATTGGGGTTTGATTTgcttttgaaaagatttttatttttagaggcagggcTGCATTGGGAGCATCCAGAACTGCTACCTTCCTAGATGTTTCCCCAGACCGCTGGCTGAGATTCCCTCACCTGTCGCTTCCTAGAATCCCCTTCTCCAAACGATTAGTCTAAATTTTCAGAGAGAAATAGATAAAACACGCCACAGCCTGGGAAGGAGCGTGCTCTACCCTGTGCTAAGCACGGGGTTCGCGCACCAGGTGTCTTTTTCCAGTCCCCAGAAGCAGAGAGCACAGCCCCTGCTGTGTGGGTCTGCAGGTGAGCAGACAGGACAGGTGTGCCGCCACCCAAGTGCCAAGACACAGCAGGGCCAACAACCTGTGCCCAGGCCAGCTTCGAGCTACATGCATCTAGGGCGGAGAGGCTGCACTTGTGAGAGAAAATACTATTTCAAGTCATATTCTGCGTAGGAAAATGAATTGGTTGGGGAAAGTCGTGTCTGTCAGACTGCCCTGGGTGGAGGGAGACGCCGGGCTAGAGCCTTTGGGATCGTCCTGGATTCACTGGCTTTGCGGAGGCTGCTCAGatggcctgagcctcccgaggCTTGCTGCCCCGTAGGAGGAGACTGTCTTCCCGTGGGCATATCTGGGGAGCCCTGTTCCCCGCTTTTTCACTCCCATACCTTTAATGGCCCCCAAAATCTGTCACTACAATTTAAACACCAGTCCCGaaatttggatcttctttctttttgaatctCTCAAACGGCAACATTCCTCAGAAACCAAAGCTTTATTTCAAATCTCTTCCTTCCCTGGCTGGTTCCATCTAGTACCAGAGGCCTCTTTTCCTGAAGAAATCCAATCCTAGCCCtcattttaattatgtacatCTGTTTGTAGCCACAAGCCTGAATTTCTCAGTGTTGGTAAGTTTCTTTACCTACCCTCACTATATATTATTCTCGTTTTAAAACCCATAAAGGAGTGATTTAGAACAGTCATTAATTTTCAACTCAATGAAATATGTGAAGCCCAGCATCTCTGTTGCTAACACACAGAGCTCACCTGTTTGAAACCAAGCTTTCAAACATGTTGAAGCTCTTTACTGTAAAGGCAAGCCAGCATGTGTGTCCACACATACATAGGATGGCTGGCTCTGCACCTGTAGGATATTGGAATGCACAGGGCAATTGAGGGACTGAGCCAGACCTTCGGAGAGTAATGCCACCAGATCCCCTAGGAAAGAGGAGGCAAATGGCACTGCAGGTGAGAACCCCGCCCATCCGTGCTATGACATGGAGGCACTGAAGCCCGAGGAAGGTGTGTGGAGATTCTAATCCCAACAAGCAAGGGTCTCCTTCAAGATTAATGCTATCAATCATTAAGGTCATTACTCTCAACCACCTAGGCAATGAAGAATATaccatttcaaatatttacaGTACTTGTCTTCACCAACACTGTCCCAAGGTGAAATGAAGCAACAGAGAGGAAATTGTACATAAGTACCTCAGCATTTAATCCAAACAGGGGTTCTTAGTCTCAGCACTATGACATTTTGGGCTGACTACTTATTTGTTAGGCGGGAGctctcctgtgcattgtaggataatTAGCAGTATCCCTGGTGGCTACCCAATAGACGCCAGTAGCACCCCGAATTGACAACCCAAACTCTCCAGACATCACCAACTGTCCCCTGCGAGGAGAAATCACTCCTGGGGGAGAACCACTGACCCAAATGAATTCTAAACCAATCAAATGTCTGGGAAGccctccaagaaaaaaaatagaaaagcacttGAAGAATATTCCCAATATTCCCGGTCAGCAGTATCAAGGCTGACTTGTGTTCATGTGGAGTCATTATAAATTCTATAAATCAATTATTCCCCTTcggtcttaaaaatatatttcctcatAAACATTTGAGTTTTGTTGAAAAGATGGAGTTTACAAAGATACCATTCTTGAGTCATGGATTTCTCTGCTCACAGAAGGGTGTGGcatttggaaacgggaataaacAAAATTGCTGCACCAATGCACTGAGtgaaggaagagagacagaggatCAAGGGCTTTAGACAGCACTCCTTCAATATGCAATCACAGAGAAAGATGCGCCTTATCCAAGTTAATATCTCTAAGGTGAGAGCCTTCTTAGAGTCAGTTTGTTGCAAATTTCACCTACTCTGTTCTTTTCCATCCATCCCCCTGAGTCAGTTGGTTGAAGGGAGTTATTTTTTCAAGTGGAATTCAAACAAAGCTCAAACCAGAACTGTAAATAGTGATTGCAGGAATTCTTTTCTAAACTGCTTTGCCCTTTCCTCTCACTGCCTTTTATAGCCAATATAAATGTCTCTTTGCACACCTTTTGTTGTGGTTTTATATTGTAACACCATTTTTCTTTGAAACTATTGTATTTAAAGTAAGGTTTCATATTATGTCAGCAAGTAAttaacttatgtttaaaaggtgGCCATATCATGTACCAAAAGTTGCTGAAGTTTCTCTTCTAGCTGGTAAAGTAGGAGTTTGCATGACTTCACACTTTTTTTGCGTAGTTTCTTCTGTTGTATGATGGCGTGAGTGTGTGTCTTGGGTACCGCTGTGTACTACTGTGTGCCTAGATTCCATGCACTCTCGTTGTGTTTGAAGTAAATATTGGAGACCGGAGGGTAACAGGTTGGCCTGTTGATTACAGCTAGTAATCGCTGTGTCTTGTTCCGCCCCCTCCCTGACACCCCAGCTTCCCAGGATGTGGAAAGCCTGGATCTCAGCTCCTTGCCCCATATCCCTTCTGTAATTTGTACCTAAAGAGTGTGATTATCCTA
The sequence above is a segment of the Homo sapiens chromosome 7, GRCh38.p14 Primary Assembly genome. Coding sequences within it:
- the IKZF1 gene encoding DNA-binding protein Ikaros isoform X29, which gives rise to MEGAILTSAVSRWEGRETRDNLRTMDADEGQDMSQVSGKESPPVSDTPDEGDEPMPIPEDLSTTSGGQQSSKSDRVVGERPFQCNQCGASFTQKGNLLRHIKLHSGEKPFKCHLCNYACRRRDALTGHLRTHSVIKEETNHSEMAEDLCKIGSERSLVLDRLASNVAKRDKGLSDTPYDSSASYEKENEMMKSHVMDQAINNAINYLGAESLRPLVQTPPGGSEVVPVISPMYQLHKPLAEGTPRSNHSAQDSAVENLLLLSKAKLVPSEREASPSNSCQDSTDTESNNEEQRSGLIYLTNHIAPHARNGLSLKEEHRAYDLLRAASENSQDALRVVSTSGEQMKVYKCEHCRVLFLDHVMYTIHMGCHGFRDPFECNMCGYHSQDRYEFSSHITRGEHRFHMS